Below is a genomic region from Anguilla rostrata isolate EN2019 unplaced genomic scaffold, ASM1855537v3 scaf0992, whole genome shotgun sequence.
cagtgtgtagctgtgtgtagcacagaaactacagtgtgtagctgtgtgtagcacagagactccagtgtgtagcagtgtgtagcacagagactccagtgtgtagcagtgtgtagcacagagactccagtgtgtagcagtgtgtagcacagagactccagtgtgtagctgtgtgtagcacagagactccagtgtgtagctgtgtgtagcacagagactccagtgtgtagctgtgtgtagcacagagactccagtgtgtagctgtgtgtagcacagagactccagtgtgtagctgtgtggagcacagagactccagtgcatagctgtgtgtggcacagagactccagtatgtagctgtgtgtggcacagagactccagtgtatagctgtgtgtggcacagagactccagtgtgtagctgtgtgtggcacagagactccagtgtgtagctgtgtgtagccAGTCTCAGAGCAAAAGCCACTGTAAACTGAGAATAGAAAGGTCACATGACTATTAAAACAGCCTCTTCCTCAGTAATGGTGTGTTGGGTCCACATCAAATGGTGAGTTCAGCGCAAGTTTCTGAGGGAGAGGagtaatgaaagaaaaacacccgTACCGACGGATCTGTCCTGATACTGAATataactgaaacattatttaacCACAGAGGTGAAGAATCTCTCACAGGAGAGACCTGGTCCTTTATTTCAGTACAGAGCATGGAGGCCGCCTCATCATGGAGGTTTCTAGGGTACAGAAGTGCAATGCTGCCATGTAGTTATTGTTTTATCTTGTTATTAGGAGAAAACATCAGTAATTATGAGAACTTGTTCTTCTGAAATAAactcatttcattattcaggagcacaaataaaaaataagaaaatcgCTCCTTcccaaaatacacaaaaataaacaagacactTTCCTATTTTAGAGACTCTCTCTCATCATTAAGAACTAGAGTACACAGGTAAGGAAAGATGTGAGCAGGTGTGAATGAGGTGCAgtaagctcacctgtgcagtgggCCCCCACAGTGAGAGGGTCTGATGTCTCTTTGCTGACTGAGTTCTTCGCCTCACAGGTGTATGTACCGCTCTCCACAGGCACAGGCAGATGCAGATGTGGAGCACTTGCCACACGTGAGGAGACGTAGGGCTTTTTCTGACCCTCTCTGTACCAGGACAGGgtcactcctctccctctctccacagcacACAGTAGAGTGCAGGGGAATTCATTATGAGTGATGCTGACATGGGGCTTTGATACAGGAACTGTGCAGGGAAAACAGAGTGAGACAGTGAATACAGTACTCAAAAACCTTATCCATGCAGAACAATTATGAGTCGAATATGAATCTGAATGATACGCTCTCGGCAACAAGCATAGGGCCAGAGCATAATGGAACAATTTGATAAAGTTAATCAAATCTAAAATATAACTTAACAGGTGAAATACACAGATAAACATCATTTAACTTTTTCCCAATGTGACCGGCAGCCTGCATTACtgtgattatgacatcattcCTCCAGCTGAGGAGAGTAAATGACATCACCAGTAAGCCAtctcattatgacatcattccTCCACAAGAagagcagtgtgtctgtagcaGCTAGTCTCAGCACAGCAGAACTTTGAAAATAAACTAtaacagaaaatgcaaaatagcaataaaaagtGACCTGTACTGCCCAGATAACCCATGTGATTCAtctggaccaatcagaggcaaGTGGAGAATACCCTTCATGAAAATGTTACTTGAATGtagaaagaaagaacatttcTCTCTGATGAATTCTGTATATAAAGGGGATCTACCACGGGTCCCTCGAGTAAGtagctgaaatgaaacattttaaaaacaggctaAATCACGTGTTATTATTCATCTTAAAATCATAAACACGTATTAATTATATCCCTAGAGGATAATAACATTGATGCGTTGCTCTGTAACTTACCGTTGTCCTCTAGGCACAGCGGTTAAAAGTATTTCCAGACACATATGCAAAGGGAGAGATGATAATATATTAGAACAGTTATGAACACAAATTAAAGACAGCATATAATCACATTACAGTAGAGAAATCATGTCCGTTTCATTTTACAAAGTGAAACTAGTgaaacaaatatacatacatttagcCTTATAATTATACAGAGTATCCTTTTCAGATAGCTGTAATATACATTTACTTCAGAATGTTGTTCCAAAAGTGTGAAACTCTTCTTCCCGATAACAGAGTTAAAGATCTGCCTCTGATCAGTGGCCTTGGTGACAGTAATATATTgcagctgctgttgctgctgtactCAGTACATCAAAGTCACATGACCTTAGACCCCTGTTACCTGTTACAGGTGTGTATCATAGTTATGTTCAGGTATAATGGGCTATAATGGTGCAGCAGAGAACAAAAATTATTGCTGAGATCATATAAGATCTAGAACTACTCTTACTAGTACCGctgttgctactactactacaaataataataataataataatgttattgttataaatgaccacatgtaaatgtaaatgtggcaTTTTTGGACTCTGCAGCATAAGTAGCCCCATCTTCACTGGATGATACACAATTTGCTATTCAATAGAGGtaaaattcccctttaattcaAGCTAAtctaggacacacacacacacataaacgcacacacacacacacacactactgcattAGTAATACTATAGACACGGACACAGTGGTACTTACTGTACACATTCAGCTGGAAGACGGTTATGTTGTTCTGGTCTGTATTCTGTACTTTATAATCTCCAATGTCCTCCATCTTCAgcccagagagggagaagagtcCAGTGCTGCTGTCCCACTGCACTCTGTCTCTGTAATTCCCATTAAGGGACGCCCTAAAGATACCGCTAGTCACGTCTCCAAGGGTGACACCGCCGTACATCAAAAATCCATCCTTTTTCACATCAGCTGGGAACTTCACACTCTGTCCCACAATGTCGTGCAGCTCCACAGACTggccaaacacactcactgctggagacacagagatacagcattgcattttatactgcacacacacacacaaacacatgcgtgcacagacatgcactcacacagacacacatgcacacacagacactcacgcacacacacacacacacacacgcacacacacacatgcctgcacatgctcagacacacatgcacgtacacacacattcactgacatacacacacaaacacacacacattcagacacacatgcacacacacacacacacgtgcgagCACACAGACAttcgctcacatacacacacacacaaacacacacacacactcagacatacatgcacacacacgcacacagacactcgcacacacacatgcgagcACATGctctgacacacatgcacgcacacacacattcactcacatacacatacacacacaaacacatacacactcagacactcgcacacacacatgcgagcacatgctcagacacacactctgacacacatgcacacacagacactcgctcgcacgcgcgcacacacaaacacacacgtgccagcacacacattcactcacatacacataaacacacaaacacatacacacacactcagacacacatgcaaacaaacacacaaaagtgtgtgcacatgctcagacacacacacatatgcgtgcacatgctcagacacacacacagatgcacacacacacacacacacacgcacacacatacacgcacacacacagatgcacacacacacagacacacacacacacgcacacacacagatgcacacgcacacacacagtgtgcagtgaaACAGAGTGGTAACGGATGCAGTGTGTTTCTGAAGCAAACGCCTGCCAGTGTCAACTTTGCTGAAATGGTGGAGGACACTGCAATAACAGAACAGACCTACAAACTGttatatatttcaaattgtgaaaatgtgaaaaagagaaaacaattaTTCTCCGTAacatggtttttttaaaaatttcctaTTAATATGTTACCGTAACAGCACAACCATAATGCTAGCTTATGGACTTTCATCAATCCTGAGAACATTTTCTGGGGCACATACAGAGGACACGGCTTCTTTCAGTCTGTTTGCCAACATTAATCATTCTtgattagagcccgaccgacctggccgatatatcggccattatttgacttttttgatgACAttgggatcggcagttatgctgCCGATGAGTCCCgatattttaataagtataataaacaaaaaaaacaatgattatttatctgtacttgtctgttcgaaccgTGTagttgctatttactagaattatccagcagagggagctctaatacaagtgtgaactacAGCAGCTGatgcgctacttctctaataagacgtttgtcactcgtgcctcatccaatattctccactgcaagacttgtctgcacagattcgattgccgcaataaaggtatgtatatttagtgaaagttttttaattaaatgtgtttatacgaccactatgtttatcaatcctcattatcaagcgagcgagctagctaacatatttggttcactttagcaagctagctggctagcaagcctttatgaagtggcagtgagcacataagcagcgtaggatctacatttccagaggacattgctgtattctcaaataaataaccagccaaaataaaatggcgattgaatgcatcacacatggtaaatggtaaatgaactgcatttatatagcgcttttatccaaagcactttacaattgatgcctctcattcgccagagcagttaggggttaggtgtcttgctcaa
It encodes:
- the LOC135246948 gene encoding carcinoembryonic antigen-related cell adhesion molecule 21-like isoform X2, with translation MKIILCIFLLNITVSVFGQSVELHDIVGQSVKFPADVKKDGFLMYGGVTLGDVTSGIFRASLNGNYRDRVQWDSSTGLFSLSGLKMEDIGDYKVQNTDQNNITVFQLNVYIPVSKPHVSITHNEFPCTLLCAVERGRGVTLSWYREGQKKPYVSSRVASAPHLHLPVPVESGTYTCEAKNSVSKETSDPLTVGAHCTDSRTWIIVASVIAAVAVLIAVVFAFMYHRFKRRRRAVKTFIEVKKILDNVDPQEYGKCSFSLYICRKTNPA
- the LOC135246948 gene encoding carcinoembryonic antigen-related cell adhesion molecule 21-like isoform X1, with amino-acid sequence MKIILCIFLLNITAVSVFGQSVELHDIVGQSVKFPADVKKDGFLMYGGVTLGDVTSGIFRASLNGNYRDRVQWDSSTGLFSLSGLKMEDIGDYKVQNTDQNNITVFQLNVYIPVSKPHVSITHNEFPCTLLCAVERGRGVTLSWYREGQKKPYVSSRVASAPHLHLPVPVESGTYTCEAKNSVSKETSDPLTVGAHCTDSRTWIIVASVIAAVAVLIAVVFAFMYHRFKRRRRAVKTFIEVKKILDNVDPQEYGKCSFSLYICRKTNPA
- the LOC135246948 gene encoding carcinoembryonic antigen-related cell adhesion molecule 21-like isoform X3, with amino-acid sequence MKIILCIFLLNITAVSVFGQSVELHDIVGQSVKFPADVKKDGFLMYGGVTLGDVTSGIFRASLNGNYRDRVQWDSSTGLFSLSGLKMEDIGDYKVQNTDQNNITVFQLNVYIPVSKPHVSITHNEFPCTLLCAVERGRGVTLSWYREGQKKPYVSSRVASAPHLHLPVPVESGTYTCEAKNSVSKETSDPLTVGAHCTDSRTWIIVASVIAAVAVLIAVVFAFMYHRFKRRRRAVRTLIQGKCSFSLYICTITNPA